Proteins found in one Synechococcus sp. LA31 genomic segment:
- a CDS encoding MgPME-cyclase complex family protein: MTHYHFVAASETFLTVEEPLDEVLRERVRNYGEQGKEIDFWLVKRPAFLQAPELKAIADQIPQPAAAVVSTDAKFIEFMKLRLEFVAKGSFEAPTASIPDALASAA; this comes from the coding sequence ATGACCCACTACCACTTTGTGGCCGCCAGCGAGACCTTCCTCACCGTGGAGGAGCCCCTCGATGAGGTGCTGCGCGAGCGGGTGCGCAACTACGGCGAACAGGGCAAGGAGATCGACTTCTGGCTGGTGAAGCGCCCCGCCTTCCTGCAGGCTCCGGAGCTCAAAGCCATCGCCGATCAGATCCCGCAACCCGCCGCGGCCGTGGTGTCCACCGACGCCAAATTCATCGAGTTCATGAAGCTGCGCCTGGAGTTCGTGGCCAAGGGCAGCTTCGAAGCACCCACCGCGTCGATCCCCGACGCCCTGGCCAGCGCCGCCTAG
- a CDS encoding metallophosphoesterase, with protein sequence MQRAVNMTPSQRRPRHWVIGDVHGCAEALEQLLLRLPTGDRLIFCGDAINRGPGIEASMERIWQLVESGRAVWLRGNHEQDLISGLQRGSWQAERRLAGCDTYRQLGEQRCRQWLERLQHLPLAYWGEGWVATHAGFDTQTWQPDLRVRLDFWQNYDGRFGDVVIGHTPGPHVRRLHHIVMVDTGACYGGDLSAYCPETQAVIAVAGLHSEQATALAGFRSSTPEPLAALS encoded by the coding sequence ATGCAACGCGCCGTCAACATGACGCCCTCCCAGCGCCGACCACGCCATTGGGTGATCGGCGACGTTCATGGCTGCGCCGAAGCGCTCGAGCAGCTGTTGCTGCGGCTTCCCACTGGCGATCGCCTGATCTTCTGCGGCGATGCGATCAACCGCGGGCCGGGCATCGAAGCCAGCATGGAACGCATCTGGCAGCTGGTGGAGAGCGGCCGTGCCGTGTGGCTACGAGGCAACCACGAACAAGATCTGATCAGTGGGCTGCAACGCGGCAGCTGGCAGGCCGAACGCCGCCTGGCGGGCTGCGACACCTACCGCCAGCTGGGCGAACAGCGCTGCCGCCAGTGGCTGGAGCGGCTGCAGCATCTACCGCTCGCCTACTGGGGTGAGGGCTGGGTGGCCACCCACGCCGGCTTCGACACCCAAACCTGGCAACCAGACCTGCGGGTGCGGCTGGATTTCTGGCAGAACTACGACGGCCGCTTTGGCGATGTGGTGATCGGCCACACCCCAGGCCCCCACGTGCGCCGCCTGCACCACATCGTGATGGTGGACACCGGCGCTTGCTACGGCGGCGATCTCAGCGCCTACTGCCCCGAAACCCAAGCGGTGATCGCCGTGGCCGGACTCCACAGCGAACAGGCCACAGCGCTGGCCGGGTTCCGCTCGAGCACACCGGAGCCGCTGGCCGCCCTGAGCTGA
- a CDS encoding exodeoxyribonuclease V subunit gamma, protein MLTLYRSNRAELLAQLLATQLRLEPPGPLEQIQVVVNTWPTSRWLGEQIATGNGAGIAANLRFPFPTSLLRQQVEQWLGEQPASPGPDPWRAQNLVWPLLEELPALLHQPEAAPLERWLQQRQGHSQLRQLDRPLWQLSRAIADAIDDYALYRPAMLEAWLDGHAVDGREQPLAAALRWQPLLVQRLAERLPGQPFGLRALQLIRQLQQGWRPAAAAEQPLRLFGLSSLAPVQVELLQAISACQAVELYLLTPCRDLWQRRDSAASRDPLSADWLLEVPGLEARFGRLGAEFQQLLEGSGEHQLGQWREGDLFFAPAQVAAEQGRSPTLLEQLQQRLASGAADGEGGEALQLIPGDSSLEFHACPGRLRQLQVLRDRLLQLLAADPELEPRHILVMTPQVEAFAPLVGAVFGDSGATGVSLPWRLTDRSQQSEAGISQGLLELLQLGGERFTATALERLLGCEALLTAQGLAAGDAAAISRVLQQAGFRWGLDGSDRSGDGCHSLEWAIDRLVLGLVLPELPGLAPGDCAPLAMEGSLEQQQRWIALLRSLLRWLRWLGQARPPAPWVEGLRPLLADLFGDGGERAWELQSIHAALADWNSVAAASSLQLAAPVVAELLGERLSEGSGRFGHRSGALTISALEPMRAIPHKVVVLLGLDAGAFPRQRQRPGFHLLEQQRQLGDPSTGDQDRYVLLESLLSARQHLLVSWSNRDERTGEALEASTPVRQWLEWLSRELPQLPLRVHCANPLERANFLPAPPWPPASCDQRLLQARQQLEQGHSTPAERGLAFSAAPLEPLQEPPANAQQAWSTLRHWLEQPQRRWLESLGLRPREIDHPVLDRDALELQERERAALLRGQLDPMPEALPDWQLLQRGTGVLPPEAAGELEVAQLQGRWQSLSHCLEQLGAPERRPASWDGLEAELAWRSRQVVLVHSAKPRTAQRLGLWLELLLACAAGQAPSGAALVGRDGQRFRVLERIEALPASDAALVLEQLRQWQLQHSQRCWPLPPETGWAYAAATEPRRWSAALAAWEGNAMLRGERRDPLQAVCFGADRPLAELLTAELQELALQLHSPLLQRRQEVKA, encoded by the coding sequence TTGCTCACCCTTTACCGCAGCAACCGGGCTGAACTGCTGGCGCAGCTGCTCGCCACCCAGCTGCGGCTCGAGCCCCCCGGGCCGCTCGAGCAGATCCAGGTGGTGGTGAACACCTGGCCCACCAGCCGCTGGCTGGGGGAGCAGATCGCCACCGGCAATGGCGCCGGCATCGCCGCCAACCTGCGCTTTCCCTTCCCCACCAGCCTGCTGCGCCAACAGGTGGAGCAATGGTTGGGCGAACAACCCGCCAGCCCAGGCCCCGATCCCTGGCGCGCGCAAAACCTGGTTTGGCCGCTGCTCGAGGAGCTACCGGCCTTGCTGCACCAGCCCGAAGCTGCACCGCTGGAGCGTTGGTTGCAGCAGCGCCAGGGCCACAGCCAACTGCGCCAGCTCGATCGCCCCCTGTGGCAGCTCAGCCGGGCGATCGCCGATGCCATCGACGATTACGCCCTCTACCGCCCCGCGATGCTCGAGGCCTGGCTGGACGGCCACGCCGTCGACGGCCGCGAGCAGCCCCTGGCAGCGGCGCTGCGCTGGCAGCCGCTGTTGGTCCAGCGATTGGCCGAGCGCCTGCCGGGGCAGCCCTTCGGCCTGCGGGCCCTACAGCTGATCCGCCAGCTGCAGCAAGGCTGGCGGCCGGCCGCGGCCGCCGAGCAGCCCCTGCGCCTGTTTGGCCTGAGCAGTCTGGCTCCGGTGCAGGTGGAGCTGCTGCAAGCGATCTCGGCCTGCCAAGCCGTGGAGCTGTATCTGCTCACCCCCTGCCGCGACCTCTGGCAGCGCCGCGATAGCGCCGCCAGCCGCGATCCCCTCAGCGCCGATTGGCTGCTGGAGGTGCCCGGCCTGGAGGCACGCTTCGGGCGCCTCGGCGCCGAGTTTCAGCAGTTGCTGGAGGGCAGTGGTGAACACCAGCTAGGGCAGTGGCGTGAAGGGGATCTGTTCTTCGCGCCGGCCCAGGTGGCGGCCGAGCAGGGCCGCTCGCCCACCCTGCTCGAGCAGTTGCAGCAGCGGCTGGCCAGCGGCGCAGCCGATGGCGAGGGCGGCGAAGCGCTGCAGCTGATCCCCGGCGACAGCTCCCTCGAATTCCACGCCTGTCCGGGGCGTCTACGCCAGCTGCAGGTGCTGCGCGATCGGCTGCTGCAACTGCTCGCCGCCGATCCCGAGCTCGAACCGCGTCACATCCTGGTGATGACACCCCAGGTGGAAGCCTTCGCCCCCCTGGTGGGTGCAGTGTTTGGCGACAGCGGCGCCACCGGCGTCTCCCTGCCCTGGCGCCTCACCGACCGCAGCCAACAGAGCGAAGCGGGCATCAGCCAGGGGCTGCTCGAGCTGTTGCAGCTCGGGGGTGAACGCTTCACCGCCACGGCGTTGGAGCGCCTGCTCGGCTGCGAAGCGTTGCTCACCGCCCAGGGCCTGGCCGCCGGTGACGCCGCCGCCATCAGCCGCGTGTTGCAGCAGGCGGGGTTCCGCTGGGGCCTCGATGGCAGCGATCGCAGCGGCGATGGTTGCCACAGCCTGGAGTGGGCGATCGATCGGCTGGTGCTCGGGCTGGTGCTGCCCGAGCTGCCTGGCCTGGCGCCGGGTGATTGCGCCCCCCTGGCGATGGAGGGCAGCCTGGAGCAACAGCAGCGCTGGATCGCCCTGTTGCGCAGCCTGTTGCGCTGGCTGCGCTGGCTGGGGCAGGCCCGCCCGCCAGCCCCCTGGGTGGAGGGGCTGCGGCCCCTGCTGGCCGACCTGTTCGGCGATGGCGGCGAGCGGGCCTGGGAACTGCAGAGCATCCATGCCGCCCTGGCGGATTGGAACAGCGTGGCCGCAGCGAGCAGCCTGCAGCTGGCGGCACCGGTGGTGGCCGAGCTGCTCGGGGAGCGGCTGAGCGAGGGCAGCGGTCGCTTTGGCCATCGCTCCGGCGCCCTCACCATCAGCGCGCTCGAGCCGATGCGTGCCATTCCCCACAAGGTGGTGGTGCTCCTCGGTCTTGATGCGGGGGCCTTCCCCCGCCAGCGCCAGCGGCCCGGCTTCCACCTGCTCGAGCAACAGCGCCAGCTGGGCGATCCGAGCACTGGCGATCAAGACCGCTACGTGCTGCTCGAGAGCCTGCTCTCGGCACGCCAACACCTCCTGGTGAGCTGGAGCAACCGCGATGAGCGCACCGGTGAAGCGCTGGAGGCCTCCACCCCGGTGCGGCAATGGCTGGAGTGGCTGAGCCGTGAACTGCCGCAGCTGCCCCTGCGGGTGCACTGCGCCAATCCGCTCGAGCGCGCCAATTTCCTGCCCGCTCCGCCCTGGCCGCCCGCCAGCTGCGACCAGCGCCTCCTGCAGGCCCGCCAACAGCTGGAGCAGGGCCACAGCACACCAGCGGAGCGGGGCCTGGCCTTCAGCGCCGCGCCACTCGAGCCGCTGCAGGAGCCCCCCGCCAACGCGCAACAGGCCTGGAGCACGCTGCGCCACTGGCTGGAGCAACCGCAGCGGCGCTGGCTGGAGAGCCTGGGCCTGCGGCCCAGGGAAATCGACCACCCAGTGCTCGATCGCGATGCCCTCGAGCTGCAGGAGCGCGAGCGGGCGGCCCTGCTGCGCGGCCAGCTCGATCCAATGCCCGAGGCCCTGCCCGATTGGCAGCTGCTGCAGCGGGGTACGGGGGTGCTGCCGCCCGAGGCGGCGGGTGAGCTGGAGGTGGCGCAGCTGCAGGGGCGCTGGCAATCCCTCAGCCACTGCCTCGAGCAGCTGGGCGCGCCGGAACGGCGACCCGCCAGCTGGGATGGGCTGGAGGCGGAGCTTGCCTGGCGCAGCCGCCAGGTGGTGCTGGTGCACAGCGCCAAGCCGCGCACAGCGCAGCGGCTGGGGCTATGGCTGGAGCTGCTGTTGGCCTGCGCCGCCGGCCAGGCCCCGAGCGGCGCTGCCCTGGTGGGCCGCGATGGCCAGCGCTTTCGCGTGCTCGAGCGGATCGAGGCCCTGCCAGCCAGCGACGCTGCGCTGGTGCTCGAGCAGCTGCGCCAGTGGCAACTGCAACACAGCCAGCGCTGTTGGCCCCTGCCACCTGAAACCGGCTGGGCCTACGCCGCCGCCACGGAGCCGCGCCGCTGGAGCGCCGCCCTCGCCGCCTGGGAGGGCAATGCGATGCTGCGCGGCGAACGCCGCGATCCGCTGCAAGCGGTGTGCTTTGGAGCGGATCGCCCCCTGGCGGAGCTGCTCACGGCCGAGCTGCAGGAGCTCGCCCTGCAGCTGCACAGCCCGTTGCTGCAGCGGCGCCAGGAGGTGAAGGCATGA
- a CDS encoding UvrD-helicase domain-containing protein — protein sequence MSLARFDANAMPLSPGIRLLEASAGTGKTFALAHLVLRLLSEGAQPLVVEQLLVVTFTDAAAAELRDRIARRLQEALHMLEPGSTASPGDAPLAAWREALGPTPPALLRGRLLLALEQLDRADITTIHGFCRRTLQRQALEAGLGPAVSLESEGRERRAELVHDYWRQQVLPLSAGLLAGLRQRHVSPEQLVRLLGSLDGDPALSLEPLPEPLSHDTAFAPQLEALWPQLWHHFHQQWHACSEALEADLAAAAAELKSLALPYKPYRLKPKPDKLQRVQAWLDGLGDAATPPSYQEVLSQGDLLGYFHPGSFCKVAAAAHGDGVSLPQRPLLEAIAALIDGPAELLLLHFAHWGRRELARRRERSGQMGFGQLLEQLDPGANPGGASPLLEAVAGRYRAALIDEFQDTDPLQWRILERAFAGTEPGHLLVMVGDPKQAIYRFRGGELATYRQAGSTANDRFGLTDNRRSSADLVAGLNALMQPGLVRSDLEVPAVQAKANKGELLLPAEEPPLQLLPVEPAELESRVAALCQGLLERRLVLRQRDQQRVLQPGDLCLLVGRHSQAESLRAALERRQLPSRLVSRGDVFESLGATALQRLLDALANPGDPGRQRLLAASALLGWSAAELKGSPPERWDQLGGELSGWAQQLPRLGLTGVLAELLGTEGLARLSLRGRALADLQQAAELVQEQMHSQGLSAVAAADWLRNLRLQEERDPPDEHLCRSDAAQSAIAVVTVHRSKGLEYPVVICPYLWKAPAPPKAGSQRLGRRWLPPGHNQPRLDLHLNPHWGSGRAAAAQDHNAQLQEAERLAYVACTRAQHLLVLAWPGPDQAEAGNPLSPWLEERELSALHTIDPTTLPPLDPPWRPDPERGALQLGPTPSRPLDSRWGRASYSAWAHAGSALPPQAADEGRDSDALSPSDDSSAETPPLEPNAWPALGPLAHFPRGAGPGDALHRMLEQIDFPQLAAEPDTFRPLLLQELDRAGLEPELVEPLLQGLHQLVRCPLGGALGACRLADLASGSWLSELNFDLPLAHTESQRLVRSSGLAAAFAQQPGGRFGASYGEQLRGLQVASRGFLTGSIDLVFQWQQRWWVADWKSNWLGRKGSQGEVVACGPADYNQTAMAELMARSHYPLQAHLYLVALHRYLLWRLPGYNPTEHLGGYAYVFLRGVPAAVEAPEAGVPGVLVDNPPLERLFALDALLRDGQP from the coding sequence ATGAGCCTGGCCCGCTTCGATGCCAACGCCATGCCCCTCAGCCCGGGCATTCGCCTGCTGGAGGCCAGCGCTGGCACCGGCAAAACCTTTGCTCTGGCCCATCTGGTGCTGCGGCTGCTCAGCGAGGGGGCCCAGCCTTTGGTGGTGGAGCAGCTGTTGGTGGTCACCTTCACCGATGCAGCGGCGGCGGAATTGCGCGATCGCATCGCCCGGCGCCTGCAGGAGGCCCTGCACATGCTCGAGCCGGGCAGCACCGCCAGCCCCGGCGATGCACCGCTCGCGGCCTGGCGGGAGGCCCTGGGCCCCACACCACCGGCGCTGCTGCGGGGGCGCTTGCTGCTGGCCCTCGAGCAGCTCGATCGCGCCGATATCACCACCATCCATGGCTTCTGCCGGCGCACCTTGCAGCGCCAAGCCCTCGAAGCGGGCCTGGGGCCAGCGGTGAGCCTCGAGAGCGAAGGCCGCGAGCGCCGCGCCGAGCTGGTGCACGACTACTGGCGCCAACAGGTGCTGCCCCTGAGCGCGGGCTTACTGGCGGGCTTGCGTCAGCGCCACGTGAGCCCCGAGCAGCTGGTGCGGCTGCTCGGCAGCCTTGACGGCGATCCGGCCCTCAGCCTCGAGCCCCTGCCCGAGCCGCTCAGCCACGACACGGCTTTCGCCCCGCAGCTCGAGGCGCTCTGGCCGCAGCTCTGGCACCACTTTCATCAGCAGTGGCACGCGTGCAGCGAAGCGCTGGAGGCCGACCTGGCCGCCGCGGCCGCGGAGCTCAAGAGCCTGGCTCTGCCCTACAAGCCCTACCGGCTCAAACCCAAGCCCGACAAGCTGCAGCGGGTGCAGGCCTGGCTCGATGGGCTGGGCGATGCCGCAACGCCCCCCAGCTACCAAGAGGTGCTCAGCCAGGGGGATCTGCTCGGCTACTTCCACCCCGGCAGCTTCTGCAAGGTGGCCGCCGCCGCCCATGGTGATGGCGTGTCGCTGCCGCAGCGGCCACTGCTGGAGGCGATCGCCGCGCTGATCGACGGGCCAGCCGAACTCCTGCTGCTGCACTTCGCCCACTGGGGCCGCCGCGAGCTGGCCCGCCGGCGGGAGCGCAGCGGCCAGATGGGCTTCGGCCAGCTGCTCGAGCAGCTCGATCCGGGCGCCAACCCTGGCGGCGCCTCCCCATTGCTGGAGGCGGTAGCCGGGCGGTACCGCGCCGCCTTGATCGATGAGTTTCAAGACACCGATCCCCTGCAATGGCGCATCCTCGAGCGGGCCTTCGCTGGCACCGAGCCCGGCCACCTGCTGGTGATGGTGGGCGATCCGAAGCAGGCGATCTACCGCTTCCGCGGCGGCGAGCTTGCCACCTATCGCCAGGCCGGCAGCACCGCCAACGACCGCTTTGGCCTCACCGACAACCGCCGCTCCAGCGCCGATCTGGTGGCGGGGCTCAATGCCCTGATGCAGCCCGGGCTGGTGCGCTCAGACCTGGAGGTGCCCGCCGTGCAGGCCAAGGCCAACAAAGGCGAGCTGCTCCTGCCGGCTGAAGAGCCACCGCTGCAACTGCTGCCGGTGGAGCCCGCGGAGCTGGAGAGCCGGGTGGCCGCGCTGTGCCAGGGGCTACTGGAGCGGCGGCTTGTGCTGCGCCAGCGGGATCAGCAACGGGTGTTGCAACCGGGAGATCTCTGCTTGCTGGTGGGGCGCCACAGCCAGGCCGAAAGCCTGCGGGCGGCATTAGAGCGGCGCCAGCTGCCCAGCCGCCTGGTGAGCCGCGGTGATGTGTTCGAAAGCCTCGGTGCCACCGCCCTGCAGCGGTTGCTCGATGCCCTGGCCAACCCGGGCGATCCCGGCCGCCAGCGGCTGTTAGCGGCCTCAGCGCTGCTCGGTTGGTCGGCGGCTGAGCTCAAGGGCAGCCCGCCTGAACGCTGGGATCAGCTGGGGGGCGAGCTCAGCGGCTGGGCGCAGCAACTGCCGCGGCTGGGGCTCACCGGCGTGCTCGCCGAGCTGCTCGGCACCGAAGGGCTGGCACGGCTCTCCCTGCGGGGGCGGGCCTTGGCGGATCTGCAACAAGCGGCCGAGCTGGTGCAGGAGCAGATGCACAGCCAGGGGCTCAGCGCCGTGGCCGCAGCCGATTGGTTGCGCAACCTGCGGCTGCAGGAAGAGCGCGATCCCCCCGATGAGCACCTCTGCCGCAGCGATGCCGCCCAATCGGCGATCGCCGTGGTGACGGTGCACCGCAGCAAAGGCCTGGAATATCCCGTGGTGATCTGCCCTTACCTGTGGAAGGCCCCGGCCCCGCCCAAGGCGGGCAGCCAGCGGCTGGGGCGGCGCTGGCTGCCGCCAGGGCACAACCAACCCCGCCTGGATCTGCACCTCAACCCCCACTGGGGCAGCGGCCGCGCCGCCGCCGCTCAAGATCACAACGCCCAGCTGCAGGAGGCCGAGCGGCTGGCCTATGTGGCCTGCACCCGCGCCCAACATCTGCTGGTGCTCGCCTGGCCGGGCCCGGATCAGGCCGAAGCGGGCAATCCCTTGAGCCCATGGCTGGAGGAGCGCGAGCTCAGTGCGCTGCACACCATCGATCCCACCACCCTGCCGCCGCTGGATCCCCCCTGGCGGCCGGATCCAGAACGGGGCGCCCTCCAGCTGGGCCCCACCCCCAGCCGCCCGCTCGACAGCCGCTGGGGCCGCGCCAGCTACTCCGCCTGGGCCCATGCCGGCTCCGCCCTGCCGCCCCAGGCCGCCGATGAAGGCCGCGACAGCGATGCGCTCAGCCCCAGCGATGACAGCAGCGCTGAAACCCCGCCGCTCGAGCCAAATGCATGGCCAGCCCTCGGCCCCCTGGCCCACTTCCCCCGCGGTGCAGGCCCTGGCGATGCGCTGCACCGCATGCTCGAGCAGATCGATTTCCCGCAGCTAGCCGCTGAGCCGGATACCTTCCGCCCGCTGCTCCTGCAGGAGCTGGATCGCGCCGGCCTGGAGCCAGAGCTGGTGGAGCCGCTGCTGCAGGGGCTCCACCAGCTGGTGCGCTGCCCCCTCGGCGGTGCCCTGGGGGCCTGCCGCTTGGCGGATCTGGCCAGCGGCAGCTGGCTGAGCGAGCTCAATTTCGATCTACCGCTGGCCCACACCGAGAGCCAGCGGCTGGTGCGCAGCAGCGGCCTGGCCGCCGCCTTCGCACAGCAGCCCGGCGGCCGTTTCGGTGCCAGCTACGGCGAGCAACTGCGCGGCCTGCAGGTGGCCAGCCGCGGTTTCCTCACCGGCTCGATCGATCTGGTGTTCCAGTGGCAGCAGCGCTGGTGGGTGGCCGATTGGAAGAGCAATTGGCTAGGCCGCAAAGGCAGCCAGGGCGAGGTGGTGGCCTGCGGCCCCGCCGATTACAACCAAACCGCGATGGCGGAGCTGATGGCCCGCAGCCACTACCCCCTGCAAGCGCACCTTTATCTGGTGGCGCTACATCGCTACCTGCTCTGGCGGCTGCCCGGCTACAACCCCACTGAGCACCTGGGGGGCTACGCCTACGTGTTTCTGCGCGGTGTGCCGGCAGCGGTGGAGGCGCCAGAGGCCGGCGTACCTGGCGTGCTGGTCGACAACCCACCGCTGGAGCGCCTATTCGCCCTGGACGCTCTGCTGCGGGATGGCCAACCATGA
- a CDS encoding ATP-dependent RecD-like DNA helicase yields the protein MSSLAAALADTLQRRLPASAEADLQLLKPLIEALFAALEQGELGLDLKAEAPDGLDQSHWPDHYLTALKASGWLVQADALRANTEVEALIVQEGRWLRWRRWQEQLSLCLDQLIHRAQAPLPQTHTSAAIHRAIAAASAGLDGTQQEAVAALLQHPLVVLLGGPGTGKTSTVARMLAAALALEPQLRVQLAAPTGKAAARLSAALAKRPSLPCSTLHRLLEARGGSRFARQAANPLELDLLVVDELSMVDLPLMAALLEAMPPQGRLLLVGDAGQLPPVGTGAVLEELCRPAVRAQLGSAVVELTTTYRNNGAIAAIAAAARDQPTRSADPLQGLRPLLHGLEANANVRWLECPLQQLPKAVLTPLRQHQQQLQELSLALQWHGSDGEPGGAAALLAELEQLIALSPVRQGPWGVQALHRALLGPAATGPLERWPLGTPVLNRLNRPEQELANGDIGVVVEREGQRLVLMAGGRLLHPARLAGAEPALALTVHKAQGSQYGQVLLLVPPSRHADPRLLYTGLTRARQQLLLVSPSQAA from the coding sequence ATGAGCAGCCTGGCCGCGGCCCTGGCCGACACCCTGCAGCGGCGGCTACCCGCCAGCGCCGAGGCAGATCTCCAGCTGCTCAAGCCCCTGATCGAGGCGCTGTTCGCGGCCTTGGAGCAAGGGGAGCTGGGCCTCGATCTCAAGGCTGAAGCACCAGACGGGCTGGATCAGAGCCACTGGCCGGATCACTACCTCACGGCCCTCAAGGCAAGCGGCTGGCTGGTGCAGGCCGATGCCCTTCGCGCCAACACCGAGGTGGAGGCACTGATCGTGCAGGAGGGCCGCTGGCTGCGCTGGCGGCGCTGGCAGGAGCAGCTGAGCCTCTGCCTCGATCAGCTGATCCACCGGGCCCAGGCCCCGCTGCCGCAAACCCACACCAGCGCCGCGATCCACCGGGCCATCGCCGCGGCCAGTGCCGGGCTCGATGGCACACAACAAGAGGCTGTGGCAGCCCTGCTGCAGCACCCCCTGGTGGTGCTGCTCGGCGGCCCTGGCACCGGCAAAACCTCCACCGTGGCGCGCATGTTGGCGGCCGCGCTGGCCCTCGAACCCCAGTTGCGGGTGCAGCTGGCCGCCCCCACCGGCAAGGCCGCCGCGCGCCTCAGCGCTGCCCTGGCCAAGCGGCCGTCCCTGCCGTGCTCCACCCTGCACCGCCTGCTCGAGGCCCGCGGCGGCAGCCGCTTTGCCCGCCAGGCCGCCAACCCCCTGGAGCTCGATCTCCTGGTGGTGGATGAGCTCTCGATGGTCGACCTGCCCCTGATGGCGGCCTTGCTGGAGGCCATGCCCCCCCAGGGGCGTCTGCTGCTGGTGGGCGATGCGGGCCAGTTGCCGCCGGTGGGCACCGGCGCCGTGCTCGAAGAGCTCTGCCGCCCGGCGGTGCGGGCGCAGCTGGGCTCTGCGGTGGTGGAACTCACCACCACTTACCGCAACAACGGCGCCATCGCCGCCATCGCGGCCGCCGCACGCGATCAGCCCACCCGCAGCGCCGATCCGCTGCAGGGGTTGCGGCCGCTGCTGCACGGCCTCGAGGCCAACGCCAACGTGCGCTGGCTCGAATGCCCCCTGCAACAGCTGCCCAAGGCGGTGCTCACTCCCCTGCGGCAGCACCAACAACAGCTGCAGGAGCTGAGCTTGGCGTTGCAGTGGCACGGCAGCGACGGGGAGCCTGGCGGCGCAGCGGCCTTACTGGCGGAGCTGGAGCAGCTGATCGCCCTGAGCCCCGTGCGCCAGGGGCCCTGGGGCGTGCAGGCCCTGCACCGCGCCCTGCTTGGCCCTGCGGCGACCGGGCCGCTGGAGCGCTGGCCCCTCGGCACCCCAGTGCTCAACCGACTGAACCGGCCCGAGCAGGAGCTCGCCAATGGCGACATCGGCGTGGTGGTGGAGCGCGAGGGCCAGCGGCTGGTGTTGATGGCGGGGGGGCGGCTGCTGCATCCCGCCCGGCTGGCGGGGGCCGAACCGGCCCTGGCCCTCACCGTGCACAAAGCCCAGGGCAGCCAATACGGCCAGGTGTTGTTGCTGGTGCCCCCCAGCCGCCACGCCGATCCACGCCTGCTCTACACAGGCCTCACCCGGGCCCGGCAGCAGCTGCTACTGGTCAGCCCCAGCCAGGCTGCCTAG
- a CDS encoding phosphomannose isomerase type II C-terminal cupin domain: MANVMERPWGWFETLGAGEGYLVKRLCIRAGQRISLQRHHHRSEHWVVVAGTGSLLCATQTIGAEVGTTLLIPCGALHRATAGEHDLLIVEVQRGELLSEDDIERIADDYQRVSERAQGKC; the protein is encoded by the coding sequence ATGGCCAACGTTATGGAGCGCCCCTGGGGCTGGTTCGAAACGCTGGGGGCTGGCGAGGGCTATCTGGTGAAGCGCCTCTGCATCCGCGCCGGACAGCGCATCAGCCTGCAGCGTCACCACCACCGCAGTGAGCATTGGGTGGTGGTGGCCGGCACGGGCAGCCTGCTCTGCGCCACGCAAACGATCGGCGCCGAGGTGGGCACCACCCTGCTGATTCCCTGCGGCGCCTTGCATCGCGCCACGGCCGGCGAACACGATCTGCTCATCGTGGAAGTGCAGCGGGGCGAGCTGCTAAGTGAAGACGACATCGAACGCATCGCCGACGACTATCAGCGCGTCAGCGAGCGCGCACAGGGCAAGTGTTAG